Genomic DNA from Leptospirillum ferriphilum:
TCCGCCTTCTCTTCTTTCGCCTCCCTGCCCTTCTCCCCGAAGCCACCGCGCTTTTTTTCGGCCTGTGGCTTCTCCTTTCCCCGATCCTGAAGCAGACCACCCTCCGGGAAGGGGCCTTCGAGACGCTGACCGTCTTCGGCCTCTGGGGAGCGATCCGCGCCCTCTTCTCCGTCGATCGAAAAACCGGCCTCGACGGACTCTTTCTCCTTCCCCTTTTTCTGGCGTCCACTGCCCTGTCCGCCTTTTCCGCCTTGTCCGGAAGTCTCCTGGTCGGACAGATCGCGGCCGGCGTCGCGGCCGTGATCGCCGTGCCGGTCCTGTCGGGAGGAAAGCGCCGGATCCCCTTTTCGGGCATTGAGCCGGGCTGGGCCCTGGGGGCCCTGCTCGTGATCGGGCGCGCCTACGTCGACCTTTCTCCGCTCGTCACCGGAAGCCTCGTGCTGTCTCTCCTCCTGGGAGGGGCGGCCGCGCGCCGGATCCGCTCACTTCCGGGACTGTCCCTCTGGAAAAAGGCCGCCCTGGTCGGGGCGTTGTCGCTCGTTCCCCTCCTCACCGGCGCCATCCAGACACTCCAGTCGTTTTCCTCCGGCGGAGGCGGATACTGATCCCGCCCCGACTGTCCTCAAACACGACACGTTGTGTTCCGAACAGTCGGCCTTGAATTATATCGAATACCGATATACGATATAACCAGACCCCGCCGGAGATCTCCCTTCGGCAAAAGACAGGAGATGAGATGCAGATTCCCCGTCATCCGGGACGCGTCCTCGTCGAGGACATCCTTGAACCCCTCGGGGTGACCCAGACCGCGTTCGCCTCCCACCTCGGCTGGACGTTCGCCCGGCTCAACGAGATCACCAACGCCCGCCGGGGCATCACCCCGGACTCGGCCCTCTCCCTTGCCGAAGCGATCCCGGGAACCACCCCGGAATTCTGGATGGACCTCCAGAGAGACTGGGATCTCTCCCTGGCACGCACCTCTCATGCGACAGCAACGCCCTTCCCGTTCGATCCGGAAAAACGGGCGACAGACTTTATCCAAAGCGTCGTCGCGCACTGGACCGGACCGGACACCCGGAAGGACTGACCCCCGATGACACAGGATGGCCCCTTCCCCGCAACTCCTCTCTTCCTGGCGGAACTGGGCCTCGCCGGCTGGATTCTCCTGGGCGCACTCGGGGCGGTTCTGGCAGGGCACGGGAAAAAGGCATCGGCCCTCTCCTTCGGAAGTCTCCTCCTGCCCGCTCTCCTGGCTTCCATAGCCGGCGTCGACATCCTGATCCATCCGGTCCCCCAAACCCGGGACCTGCCGTTCGGATGGCCGGGAATGCCCTTTCGGCTGGCCCTCGATCCCTTGTCCGGCTTTTTTCTCGCCGTGCTCGGGTTCGTGTCGATTCCGGTGCTGCTCTTTGCGATCGGGTTTTTCCGGGACAACAGCGTCCGAAAGACCCGATGGGTCCTCTTCTGGCTTCCGCTCTTTCTCGGAACCATGTCCGGGGTTCTTCTGGCGGACGATGTCCTGACGTTTCTCGTGTTCTGGGAAGGGATGGCCCTGTCGTCCTTCTTTCTCGTCGTCACCGATATTTCGGAAGAGGGGGTGCGAAAAGCCGGATTCCTGTACCTTCTCATGGCCCAGATCGGAACCGGACTGATTCTTTTGTCCTTCTTCCTTCTGGCAGACGGATCATCCCCGGACGGAGGTCTTTCCTCCCTGGCCTTCGCGGACCTCTCCCGTCTTCCGGTCTCCCCCGGGATCGCGGGCTGGGTTTTCTTTCTGTCCTTCGCCGGGTTCGGCGCAAAAGCCGGTATCGTTCCCCTGCACGTCTGGCTGCCGGAAGCCCACCCGGTCGCCCCTTCCCCGGTGTCCGCGCTGATGAGCGGACTCATGCTGAAGATCGCCCTCTACGGCATGATCCGGGTGGATCTCGGACTGCTGGGCGTTTCCCATCTGCAACCGTTCATGGGCGTCGCCGTTCTGGCCATCGGGAGCCTCTCCGCCCTGTTCGGCGTTCTCCATGCTCTCGTGCAGCATGACCCGAAACGCCTGCTCGCCTACCATTCCATCGAGAATATCGGCATCATTCTCATCGGATTCGGTCTTTTCCTGATCTTCCGGACGACCGGACACCCGGTCCCGGCGGCCGTCGCTTTCTCCGCCTCGCTTTTTCATGTCCTGAACCACGCCCTGTTCAAAAGCCTGCTGTTTCTCGGTGCCGGCACCATCCTGAAAAAGACGGGAACCCACGACCTCAACGACCTGGGAGGACTTTTCCGTACCATGCCCGCGACATCGTTCCTCTTTCTCGTCGGGGCCCTGGCCATTTCGGGACTTCCGCCCCTGAACGGATTTCTGTCGGAGTGGCTCACGTTTCAGGCGGCTCTCTTCGCGCCCTCCCTGTCGACCTTCCTGTTTCAGAGCGCTGTCGTTCTGTCGGCGGCGCTTCTGGCTCTCTCCAGCGCCCTGACCGCCATGTGTTTCGTCAAGGTGACCGGTGTCTCCTTTTTCGGGCAGGCCCGGTCGGTCAGGGCGTCTCTTGTTCGCGAAGACCGGGGGTTCGAACTGTCCGCAATGGCAATTCTTGCCCTGGGTTGTCTTGGGCTGGGCCTCTTCCCGTCTCCCGTCCTGTCCGGCCTGTCTTCCGTTTCCCTCTCCCTCACCGGACAACCTCTCCCTTTCGACGCCGAAAAGGACCCGTGGCTCTGGCTTGTCCCGGTTTCCTCCTCCCGGGCCCAATACAGCCCCCTTCTTCTTCTGGCCTCCTTCCTCGCGGTGCTGGCCATTCTTCACCTCCTGACCGTCCTTGGCCGCTCCCAAAGACCGGTCCGGACCGCTCCCACATGGAACTGCGGCTATCCGGTCCGGACCTCCCGGATGCAGGAGACCGCGGACGCGTTTGGTCAACCCGTCCGGCACTTTTTCGCTCCTTTCTTCCGGATGGAAAGGCACCTTCCCTCTCCCGGAGACGATCGTCCCTCCTACCATCTGGAGGTTCGGGACCCCTTCTGGAAGGGCCTTTATGATCCGCTCGTCTCCGCCTTGCTGTGTGTCTCGGACGCGGCCGAGACGATCCGGAACCGCCGGATATCCCACTATCTCCTGTACAGCGTTCTCACCCTGATCCTTTTGCTCGTGTTTCTTTCGGAAGGATGGTGAGGCTCCCATGACATCCCTGCATGCGATGGCCGCCTTTCTGGGGCAAAGCGTCCTTCCGGTGCTCCTTGTCCTCCTCCTGGCCCCCCTGTTCGCCGGCTGGCTGGCAATCGTGAAGGCCCTTCTCTCAAACCGGACCCCTCCCGGACTCTTCCAGCCCTGTCGGGACTGGGTCAAGCTCCTGTCCAAGGAAACGATCGTTCCGGAAGGGTCCTCCGCCCTTTTCCGATGGACTCCTCCGGCCGTCTTCTCCCTTCTTCTGGTTTCCTCTCTTCTGGTTCCCGTGCTGGGCACCGGCGGAAAACCGATGGTCTTCGGAGACGCCCTCGTTTTCACCGGAATCATGGCGTTTGTCCGGGTCATGATGGCGCTCGGGGCGTTCGACACCGGAACCCCGTTCGGCCATCTGGGAGGGCGCCGGGAGATGATGGTGGGGTTTCTGGCGGAACCGGCCACGGTCCTGGTGATCTTCACCACCTCGCTGTTTTCCGGATCCACCATGACGTTCCAGACGGCCGACGCCCTGCGCTCCGGAAGCCTTCTCCCCACCCCCAGCCTGGTTTTCGGGGGACTGGCGTTCCTCCTGGTCCTGCTGGGGGAGAACGCCCGGATCCCGATCGACAATCCCGCGACCCATCTGGAGCTGACCATGATCCATGAAGCCATGCTCCTGGAATACACGGGGCCGTCCCTGGCCCTGATGGAGTGGGGAAGCGCCGTCAAGCTCGTTGTTTATCTGCTTCTGGGCATCGGCCTGTTTTTTCCGTGGGGACTGTCCGGCACCGTCCGGCCGGAGTCGCTTCTGGAAGCCGGTTTTTTTCTTCTCATGAAACTGCTGGTCGCCGGTCTCGTTCTCGGGATTCTGGAAGTCCTGATGGCCAAACTCCGGATCTTCCGGGTGCCGGAATTCATGACTCTGGCTTTTCTTCTGGCCATTTTGGGGT
This window encodes:
- a CDS encoding HigA family addiction module antitoxin; its protein translation is MQIPRHPGRVLVEDILEPLGVTQTAFASHLGWTFARLNEITNARRGITPDSALSLAEAIPGTTPEFWMDLQRDWDLSLARTSHATATPFPFDPEKRATDFIQSVVAHWTGPDTRKD
- the hyfB gene encoding hydrogenase 4 subunit B, encoding MTQDGPFPATPLFLAELGLAGWILLGALGAVLAGHGKKASALSFGSLLLPALLASIAGVDILIHPVPQTRDLPFGWPGMPFRLALDPLSGFFLAVLGFVSIPVLLFAIGFFRDNSVRKTRWVLFWLPLFLGTMSGVLLADDVLTFLVFWEGMALSSFFLVVTDISEEGVRKAGFLYLLMAQIGTGLILLSFFLLADGSSPDGGLSSLAFADLSRLPVSPGIAGWVFFLSFAGFGAKAGIVPLHVWLPEAHPVAPSPVSALMSGLMLKIALYGMIRVDLGLLGVSHLQPFMGVAVLAIGSLSALFGVLHALVQHDPKRLLAYHSIENIGIILIGFGLFLIFRTTGHPVPAAVAFSASLFHVLNHALFKSLLFLGAGTILKKTGTHDLNDLGGLFRTMPATSFLFLVGALAISGLPPLNGFLSEWLTFQAALFAPSLSTFLFQSAVVLSAALLALSSALTAMCFVKVTGVSFFGQARSVRASLVREDRGFELSAMAILALGCLGLGLFPSPVLSGLSSVSLSLTGQPLPFDAEKDPWLWLVPVSSSRAQYSPLLLLASFLAVLAILHLLTVLGRSQRPVRTAPTWNCGYPVRTSRMQETADAFGQPVRHFFAPFFRMERHLPSPGDDRPSYHLEVRDPFWKGLYDPLVSALLCVSDAAETIRNRRISHYLLYSVLTLILLLVFLSEGW
- a CDS encoding respiratory chain complex I subunit 1 family protein — encoded protein: MTSLHAMAAFLGQSVLPVLLVLLLAPLFAGWLAIVKALLSNRTPPGLFQPCRDWVKLLSKETIVPEGSSALFRWTPPAVFSLLLVSSLLVPVLGTGGKPMVFGDALVFTGIMAFVRVMMALGAFDTGTPFGHLGGRREMMVGFLAEPATVLVIFTTSLFSGSTMTFQTADALRSGSLLPTPSLVFGGLAFLLVLLGENARIPIDNPATHLELTMIHEAMLLEYTGPSLALMEWGSAVKLVVYLLLGIGLFFPWGLSGTVRPESLLEAGFFLLMKLLVAGLVLGILEVLMAKLRIFRVPEFMTLAFLLAILGFLSHFVLEV